Sequence from the Christiangramia fulva genome:
TTTCTGCGCCTCCAACACTGGTGCCCCACAAACCTTTATTCACCGAATATTTTGCTTTTTCCCAATTAAGCTCCACACCTTTAGATTTCAGGTAATCGATCTCTTCAGGTCGGGCAAGTTTTTTATCTCTTATAGGAGTGATAATTTCAATTTCGGGAGCAATGATCTGAAAGATCATATCAAAACGCACCTGGTCATTTCCCGCGCCGGTGCTACCGTGAGCAATATATTTCGCATCGATTTGCTTGGCATAATTGACAATTTCAATAGCCTGAATGATCCGCTCAGCGCTTACCGAAAGCGGATAGGTATTATTTTTCAATACATTTCCAAAGATCAGGTATTTAACCACTTTTTCATAAAATGAAGAAACTGCATCGATGTTTTTATAGGTATCTGCTCCTATTTTTTTAGCATTCGATCCGATCTTTTCGATTTCTTCTTCAGAAAAACCTCCGGTGTTCACACTTACCGCGTGCACTTCAAAGCCTTCTTCTGAAAGATATTTTGCACAATAAGATGTATCCAGTCCGCCGCTATATGCGATTACAACTTTTTTCATTTTTTATTCGTTTTCGACCTTTTCCTTTTTATAGAAAAGGGTTTGCTTGATATGTTTCAGCCTTTGAAAGGCTTTATCGTTAAATTTACTTTCTTTCTTTTTCTTTTCCGGTTCCTTTTTGGCAGGATCGTAAAGCATTCCCGTACAAAGGCACATTTTATGTTCTGTCCTGGTAAGAACATCATAATTCTTGCAGGTTTGACAACCTTTCCAGAAAGCCTCATCATCGGTAAGCTCCGAAAATGTCACCGGCTGATAACCCAGCTCGTAATTGATCTTCATCACAGCCAAACCGGTGGTAATACCAAAGATCTTCGCGTGTGGGTATTTTTCCCTGGAATGCTTGAAAATAACTTTCTTGATGTCTTTTGCCAGACCGTGCTTACGATAATCGGGATGTACGATAAGTCCTGAATTTGCGACATATTTCTCATGGCTCCAGGTTTCGATATAGCAGAAACCGGCGAATTTTTCTCCGTCAAGAGCGATTACCGCATTGCCTTTTTCCATCTTACTGATGATATATTCAGGCGTGCGACGCGCTATACCGGTACCACGAACTTTGGCCGATTCTTCAATATTTTTACAGATCTCTTCTGCGTAAGAAGCATGAGATTTATTAGCAATGATAATTTTCATCTGCTAAGAAATTTAGTTTTTAATAAAATTGTTTTTTGAGTTTTCCGAAGGGGAACCGGACTCACCTAGGTTCCATAATATAATACACGCACTTACGTGCGGGGGAAAAAGCGGCGCATGGGTGATATGTCAGAAAAAATTCTGATATATAATTTAGATGATATGCTGCTGGAAATGTTCAAAATGTAAAAAGTCAAATAATATTAAAAATGAAAATTGCGGCCACCGATTAACTGCGGCGGGGCCTGAAATGAAAAGAGGGTAATATTATTTGTCTGATATCTTTCACGTTGTAAATGTATAAATTTTTTTAATTTAAAATCATTTTCTATACCAAATATTGAAATAAGTTAGGTTTATCATTTAAATATTCCCCGAAAAAATTCTTTTTTTTCATCCTTTCCACCAGCGGACCAAAATCTGCAGGGTCATTAAGCTCTATTCCCACTACTGCGGGGCCATTCTCCCGGTGATGTTTTTTGGAATATTCAAAATGCGTAATATCGTCTGTTGGGCCGAGGACTTTTTCTACAAATTCCTTTAAAGCTCCTGCGCGTTGGGGGAAACTTATTATAAAATAATGCTTTAAACCGGCATAAAGCATGGCTCTTTCCTTAATTTCGGCAGTTCGGGTAATATCGTTATTACTGCCGCTAACCATGCAAACCACATTTTTACCTTTGATCTCTTCCCCAAAATAATCAAGTGCTGATATAGCCATGGCTCCGGCAGGTTCCACCACGATCGCGTCTTTGTTATAAAGATCAAGGATCGTCTGACATATTTTCCCTTCGGGAACCGTGATCATATCATCAAGATTTTCCCTGCAAATCGCAAAATTACGGGCACCGACTTTTTGAACTGCCGCGCCGTCAACAAATCGCTCGATATGAGAAAGCTCTACCAGTTCACCAGCTTTAAGCGATGAGCTCATTGAAGGTGCTCCTTCTGGTTCAACACCTATTATTTTTGTCTTCGGGCTCAATTGTTTAAAAACCGAAGAAACGCCTGCCAGCAAGCCTCCGCCTCCAAGTGGGGCGAACAAATAATCGATAGGTTCCTGAGCCTGTTCCAGGATTTCCAGACCTATGGTAGCCTGGCCTTCGATCACTTTTTCATCGTCAAAAGGATGAATGAAAACCTGTCCGAATTTCTCCCCGTGCTTCAGCGCATTTTTATAGGAATCATCAAAAGTATCGCCTTTCAGCACCACTTCAACCCATTCACCGCCAAACATATTAGTTTGTTCAACTTTTTGACGCGGAGTGGTGCCTGGCATATAGATCACCCCTTTAACCTTGAGTTTGTTACAGGCAAAAGCAACACCCTGCGCATGATTTCCCGCACTGGCACAAATCACCCCCTTTTTTAATTGTTCCACCGGCAAGCTGGAAATTTTGTTATAGGCACCCCGAATTTTATAGGAACGCACCTGCTGCAAGTCTTCCCTTTTTAAAAAAACGTTAGCGCCAAATTTCATGCTGTAGGTAAACGACTCTGCCAAAGGAGTTTT
This genomic interval carries:
- a CDS encoding GNAT family N-acetyltransferase, which gives rise to MKIIIANKSHASYAEEICKNIEESAKVRGTGIARRTPEYIISKMEKGNAVIALDGEKFAGFCYIETWSHEKYVANSGLIVHPDYRKHGLAKDIKKVIFKHSREKYPHAKIFGITTGLAVMKINYELGYQPVTFSELTDDEAFWKGCQTCKNYDVLTRTEHKMCLCTGMLYDPAKKEPEKKKKESKFNDKAFQRLKHIKQTLFYKKEKVENE
- the ilvA gene encoding threonine ammonia-lyase IlvA, which translates into the protein MKLLQKKDTYKPSLESVREAAERISKVVVKTPLAESFTYSMKFGANVFLKREDLQQVRSYKIRGAYNKISSLPVEQLKKGVICASAGNHAQGVAFACNKLKVKGVIYMPGTTPRQKVEQTNMFGGEWVEVVLKGDTFDDSYKNALKHGEKFGQVFIHPFDDEKVIEGQATIGLEILEQAQEPIDYLFAPLGGGGLLAGVSSVFKQLSPKTKIIGVEPEGAPSMSSSLKAGELVELSHIERFVDGAAVQKVGARNFAICRENLDDMITVPEGKICQTILDLYNKDAIVVEPAGAMAISALDYFGEEIKGKNVVCMVSGSNNDITRTAEIKERAMLYAGLKHYFIISFPQRAGALKEFVEKVLGPTDDITHFEYSKKHHRENGPAVVGIELNDPADFGPLVERMKKKNFFGEYLNDKPNLFQYLV